The following coding sequences are from one Leptospira mayottensis 200901116 window:
- a CDS encoding DUF4340 domain-containing protein gives MKSWIKILTAFNHFFQRETALALVLTNLILGTVYFLISDPLRSFQRTYDPFFPFKANEIERIQIGRKGHETILEQKNGTWSVLIGEVEARPDFKKIISFLNAILNIRKFTKISSASNSKEFGLNGEELKLEIQTESGEIEKLDIGAAGKSESGTFIRKPNTGEIWFVEENLNSLAGRGNENFFLSNLLIPENIRIQEVHTILIYFSENKNVAFEVGQAEPGNWKPISSNFQLCPGEDCSRIVQKILTLKAERVLKRPFEEKIFPLNSKDRFQIEIRLHSNQNSLLNLEWIGNTSDKEPVFRSDSDSILYVIDPDFLRGFQKVPNLKEFFYETSDPF, from the coding sequence ATGAAGTCCTGGATAAAAATTCTTACAGCTTTCAATCATTTCTTTCAGAGAGAAACCGCTCTTGCTCTGGTTCTAACCAATCTAATTTTAGGTACCGTTTACTTTTTAATCTCCGATCCTTTGAGATCCTTTCAAAGAACGTACGACCCGTTCTTTCCTTTTAAAGCGAATGAAATCGAAAGGATTCAAATTGGGAGAAAAGGACATGAAACAATCTTAGAGCAAAAGAATGGAACTTGGTCCGTTCTAATCGGAGAAGTCGAAGCCAGACCTGATTTCAAAAAAATCATTTCCTTTCTAAATGCTATTTTAAATATCCGAAAGTTTACGAAAATCTCTTCTGCTTCTAATTCGAAAGAATTCGGTTTAAACGGTGAGGAATTAAAATTAGAAATCCAAACCGAGTCTGGAGAAATCGAAAAACTGGATATAGGAGCCGCCGGAAAATCGGAAAGCGGAACCTTTATCCGAAAACCAAACACGGGAGAAATCTGGTTTGTGGAAGAGAATTTAAATTCCCTGGCAGGCCGCGGGAATGAAAACTTCTTCCTCTCGAACCTTTTAATTCCGGAAAATATTCGTATACAAGAAGTTCATACTATTCTAATCTATTTTTCCGAAAACAAAAATGTCGCGTTTGAAGTCGGGCAAGCGGAACCGGGAAATTGGAAACCAATTTCTTCTAATTTCCAGCTCTGTCCGGGTGAGGATTGTTCTCGAATCGTTCAAAAAATCCTAACACTCAAGGCAGAAAGAGTTTTAAAAAGACCGTTCGAAGAAAAGATTTTCCCTTTGAATTCCAAAGATCGTTTTCAGATCGAAATCCGCCTTCATTCGAATCAGAATTCTTTGTTGAACTTGGAATGGATTGGAAACACTTCCGATAAAGAACCCGTCTTTCGATCGGATTCCGATTCGATTTTATACGTAATCGATCCCGACTTTTTAAGAGGGTTTCAAAAAGTTCCGAATTTGAAAGAATTCTTTTACGAAACCTCCGATCCGTTTTGA
- a CDS encoding LIC_11485 family protein, whose protein sequence is MDLNLKDKLQSGFSSIDSLSRNLPPQVQKTFLYTGISLAVLGVSLAVLIGIQRGKEGAAFDGQAKELDRKALFLEDIERNYNRKRKSIRYSDPDLSITEESSQLEIDRYEREKPKNGLLQESNIPEGKHPLRDERREGVGTPKLPTESDVLPTEDRIKTPEANRNLDDPGIISPERNSHNQERPTLMKPPKNNSKGTLEPR, encoded by the coding sequence ATGGATCTCAATCTAAAAGACAAACTTCAATCTGGGTTTTCCTCGATCGATAGTTTATCTCGAAATCTGCCACCTCAAGTTCAGAAGACTTTTTTATATACTGGAATCTCTTTAGCCGTGTTGGGAGTTTCTTTGGCGGTTCTTATCGGAATTCAAAGAGGTAAAGAAGGGGCTGCTTTCGACGGTCAGGCGAAAGAATTGGATCGTAAAGCGTTGTTCTTGGAAGATATCGAAAGAAATTACAATCGCAAACGAAAATCGATTCGTTACAGCGATCCGGATCTTTCTATAACGGAGGAATCTTCCCAACTCGAAATCGATCGATACGAAAGAGAAAAACCCAAGAACGGACTTTTACAAGAATCAAATATTCCCGAAGGAAAACATCCCTTAAGGGACGAAAGGAGGGAAGGAGTCGGAACTCCGAAACTACCGACCGAGTCGGACGTACTACCGACGGAAGATCGGATCAAAACGCCGGAAGCAAATCGCAATCTGGATGATCCGGGAATCATTTCTCCGGAACGAAATTCCCACAATCAAGAACGTCCGACTTTGATGAAACCGCCTAAAAATAATTCCAAGGGAACTTTGGAGCCTCGATGA
- the ccoN gene encoding cytochrome-c oxidase, cbb3-type subunit I: protein MSQTSTKYNDSIVKGFIVSALVWGVTSMLVGVLVAFQMVYPELNFTRYFTFGRIRPLHTNAAIFGFALSVIFATAYHLIQRLCRVRIWNDSLAKIHFVLYNLTIVLAAITLPLGLNQSKEYAELEWPLDLLIVVWFVIFLVNFLATIFTREEKQLYAAIWFYIASFVTIPILFVVNNLSVPVSLSKSYSIFSGVYDANIQWWYGHNAVAFVLTTPFLGLMYYYFPKHIKQPIYSHRLSIIHFWSLIFIYIWAGPHHLLNTPLPEWLQTTGMAFSIMLWMPSWGGMLNGFLTLTQAKEKIKTDAILKMMLVGITFYGMATFEGPLLSIRSISALGHNTDWIIGHVHSGTLGWVGMMSFAAIYYLVPRMWNTNLYSEKLANVHFWFATLGILLYIVSMWVSGITEGSMWRAIDSKGFLQYPTWVQITEVLKPFRFARGVAGAIYLSGVFVMLYNVIKTIQSSGSGFQEVDLRVKEEGESA from the coding sequence ATGAGCCAAACGAGCACCAAATACAACGATTCCATCGTAAAAGGGTTCATTGTCTCGGCTTTAGTCTGGGGAGTCACTTCCATGTTGGTGGGAGTTCTCGTCGCCTTTCAAATGGTCTACCCCGAATTGAATTTTACTCGATACTTCACTTTCGGGAGAATCAGACCCTTACACACAAACGCGGCGATTTTCGGTTTTGCACTGAGCGTTATATTCGCCACAGCCTATCATCTGATTCAAAGACTTTGTCGGGTAAGAATCTGGAACGATTCCTTAGCAAAAATTCATTTCGTATTATACAATCTAACGATCGTTCTTGCCGCGATCACTCTTCCCCTAGGACTTAATCAATCTAAGGAATACGCTGAATTGGAATGGCCTTTGGATCTTTTGATCGTGGTTTGGTTCGTGATCTTTCTCGTGAATTTCCTAGCGACGATTTTTACAAGAGAGGAAAAACAACTCTACGCAGCGATCTGGTTCTACATCGCTTCCTTCGTCACCATCCCGATTCTTTTTGTAGTCAATAATCTTTCAGTTCCCGTTAGTCTTTCCAAGTCCTACTCGATTTTTTCCGGAGTCTACGATGCAAACATTCAGTGGTGGTACGGTCACAACGCGGTAGCGTTTGTCTTAACGACCCCGTTCTTAGGTTTGATGTATTATTATTTTCCGAAACATATCAAACAACCCATCTATAGCCATAGATTGTCTATCATTCATTTCTGGTCCTTGATTTTCATTTATATCTGGGCCGGTCCTCATCACTTGCTTAACACCCCTCTTCCCGAATGGCTTCAAACAACCGGAATGGCTTTTTCCATTATGCTCTGGATGCCTTCCTGGGGAGGAATGCTCAATGGATTCCTAACGTTAACCCAAGCAAAGGAAAAGATCAAAACCGACGCTATTTTAAAGATGATGCTCGTAGGGATCACATTCTATGGGATGGCTACCTTTGAAGGCCCTCTCCTTTCCATTCGTTCAATCAGCGCCCTCGGCCACAACACCGATTGGATCATAGGCCACGTTCATTCCGGGACCTTGGGTTGGGTGGGAATGATGTCTTTCGCTGCGATCTACTATCTCGTTCCCAGAATGTGGAACACTAATCTTTATTCGGAAAAATTGGCGAACGTCCATTTCTGGTTCGCGACTTTAGGAATTCTTCTCTATATCGTTTCGATGTGGGTTTCTGGTATCACAGAAGGTTCTATGTGGAGAGCAATTGATTCCAAAGGATTTTTACAGTATCCGACTTGGGTTCAAATCACCGAGGTATTGAAGCCCTTTCGTTTTGCAAGAGGGGTTGCAGGCGCTATTTATCTGAGCGGTGTCTTCGTCATGCTTTATAATGTGATCAAAACAATTCAAAGCTCCGGTTCCGGTTTTCAAGAAGTCGATTTGAGAGTGAAGGAAGAAGGAGAAAGCGCATGA
- a CDS encoding cbb3-type cytochrome c oxidase N-terminal domain-containing protein — MTQNSNQDFDGIRQEDNPLPTWWQWIFLLTILFSILYAIYFHQFSNWKQDMAYELEMKEHEEKFPKAIAVTSSDGSNPFRGNESAIVEGEKTFQATCAACHGLTGQGLVGPSLMDREWIHGSTDSQVYDNIMKGIANDKIKLGRGPMPPHENSLGSEKVYQVMAWIASQNASLKAVR; from the coding sequence ATGACTCAAAATTCAAATCAGGATTTCGACGGAATTAGACAAGAAGACAATCCGCTACCGACTTGGTGGCAATGGATCTTTTTGCTTACAATCCTTTTCTCCATCTTGTACGCGATCTACTTTCACCAATTTTCCAATTGGAAGCAGGATATGGCCTACGAATTGGAAATGAAAGAACACGAGGAAAAATTTCCGAAGGCGATAGCTGTTACTTCGAGCGACGGAAGCAATCCGTTTCGAGGAAACGAAAGTGCAATTGTGGAAGGCGAAAAAACTTTTCAAGCGACTTGCGCCGCTTGCCACGGACTTACGGGACAAGGTCTTGTAGGACCGAGTTTGATGGACCGAGAATGGATCCACGGATCGACTGATTCCCAAGTTTATGATAACATCATGAAAGGAATCGCTAACGACAAAATAAAACTGGGAAGAGGCCCTATGCCCCCGCACGAAAACTCTCTTGGCTCCGAAAAAGTGTATCAAGTGATGGCTTGGATTGCGTCTCAAAACGCAAGTCTCAAAGCGGTCCGTTAA
- a CDS encoding LIC_11490 family protein has translation MMLFIAIALILVGLLCFIYVSLNPNSGRERSKLRFKSNIRKENSENEHLSRHEFDPRKGAEILAATKRASNLGEIEKQKHLEDLFVEGRKIPKQGKVLQPTISSSAEFFDETVSSIEEFSRMEEGSGVEVLEESPNFSFVDEEKSKEEEVKEIRFEIDGILYLDQNRELLYEKLADKKKELIPDKLKSLKRIGPGKLSESKDFLSFEALNSSYKYFFSEIEKILFFDEGIVLISSKQNYPIPVFFTKETNQLKSYLESSSQTFSN, from the coding sequence GTGATGCTCTTTATTGCAATCGCACTCATCCTTGTAGGACTACTTTGCTTTATTTATGTTTCTCTCAATCCGAATTCGGGTAGAGAAAGGTCTAAGCTCCGGTTTAAATCCAATATTCGAAAGGAAAATTCCGAGAATGAGCATCTATCTAGGCATGAATTCGATCCTCGCAAAGGTGCGGAGATTCTTGCGGCAACCAAACGGGCTTCTAACCTGGGAGAGATCGAAAAACAAAAACATCTAGAAGATTTATTTGTGGAAGGAAGAAAAATCCCGAAGCAGGGCAAAGTCTTGCAACCAACAATATCTTCTTCGGCCGAATTTTTTGATGAGACTGTTTCCTCGATTGAGGAGTTTTCCCGAATGGAAGAAGGTTCCGGCGTTGAGGTTTTGGAAGAGTCTCCTAACTTCTCTTTTGTAGACGAAGAAAAGTCGAAAGAGGAAGAAGTCAAAGAGATACGTTTTGAAATCGACGGGATTTTGTATTTGGATCAGAACCGAGAACTTCTGTATGAAAAACTCGCCGACAAAAAGAAAGAATTAATCCCGGACAAGTTGAAAAGTTTGAAACGAATCGGTCCGGGCAAATTGAGCGAGAGTAAGGATTTTCTTTCTTTTGAAGCGTTAAACAGCAGTTATAAATATTTCTTTTCCGAAATCGAAAAAATTCTGTTCTTCGATGAGGGAATCGTTTTGATTTCTTCCAAGCAGAATTATCCGATTCCAGTCTTTTTTACAAAAGAGACAAATCAGTTGAAATCATATCTGGAAAGTTCTTCTCAGACGTTTTCGAATTGA
- the ccoG gene encoding cytochrome c oxidase accessory protein CcoG, whose product MVISRHISGKIRSARYLVEAVLVPLYLFLPWLRWEEHPLIRLDIPGRKFYLLGNIFTPQEGFYLHLFLIGMGLSLFFFTTLIGRVWCGWACPQTVFTDLFDFIGRTILGSKYGKKDASLFGKILVHKLWIFFSLLGSLAWISYFADPYEMISDIRSSSFLTNPPTWIYFTLFFTATLYFDMAFVREQFCKYACPYARLQTVMMDSDSINVTYDFKRGEPRRKAKIQIGDCTACNLCLVVCPTGIDIREGVNIGCISCGKCVDACTKTMGKEGKKTLIGYMSENQANDPKTEIRWIRPRSFIYGILLLCVLATSVILLYNRIPLYVNILPDRIIQPMEIPGEIVRNFYNAQLSNMTFENRFLNVSVEESTLHSPIRILLGGTPTPSVEIQANSVQNFRIILETTLKSSERSQTSHQITLKITDSKNKNYQLKKTIPFRVPISIQN is encoded by the coding sequence GTGGTCATCTCAAGACACATTTCCGGTAAAATTCGTTCCGCAAGATATCTTGTGGAAGCGGTTTTAGTCCCACTTTATCTTTTTCTTCCTTGGTTACGTTGGGAAGAACATCCTCTGATCCGACTTGACATTCCCGGAAGAAAATTTTATCTACTCGGAAACATCTTCACACCTCAAGAAGGTTTTTATCTTCATCTTTTTCTTATCGGAATGGGTTTATCCCTTTTCTTCTTCACGACATTGATCGGAAGAGTCTGGTGCGGTTGGGCCTGTCCTCAAACCGTATTTACGGATCTTTTCGATTTTATCGGAAGAACGATTCTCGGTTCCAAGTACGGAAAAAAAGACGCTTCTCTCTTCGGAAAGATCCTTGTTCATAAACTGTGGATTTTTTTCAGCTTACTAGGATCTCTTGCTTGGATTTCCTATTTTGCGGATCCGTACGAAATGATAAGCGACATTCGCTCCTCCTCCTTTTTGACGAATCCTCCCACTTGGATTTATTTTACGTTGTTTTTTACGGCGACTTTGTATTTTGATATGGCGTTCGTAAGAGAACAATTCTGCAAGTATGCCTGTCCTTATGCGAGACTTCAGACCGTGATGATGGACTCAGATTCGATCAATGTCACCTACGACTTCAAAAGAGGAGAACCGAGACGAAAGGCAAAAATTCAAATTGGAGATTGTACGGCATGTAATCTTTGTTTGGTGGTCTGTCCCACTGGAATTGATATCCGCGAAGGAGTAAACATAGGTTGCATTTCCTGTGGCAAATGCGTGGACGCATGTACAAAAACCATGGGTAAAGAAGGCAAAAAAACCCTAATCGGATATATGTCCGAAAATCAGGCCAATGATCCGAAGACCGAAATCCGTTGGATACGCCCTAGGAGTTTTATTTACGGAATCTTACTTCTTTGCGTCTTAGCAACTTCCGTAATTCTGCTCTACAACAGGATTCCATTGTATGTGAATATTCTTCCCGATCGAATCATACAACCGATGGAAATTCCGGGAGAAATTGTAAGAAATTTTTATAACGCTCAACTTTCAAACATGACGTTTGAAAATAGATTCTTAAACGTTTCTGTAGAAGAAAGTACTCTCCATTCTCCGATTCGAATTCTTTTGGGAGGAACCCCAACTCCTTCCGTTGAGATCCAAGCCAACAGTGTACAAAACTTTAGAATCATCTTGGAAACAACCTTAAAATCCTCCGAGCGTTCCCAAACCTCTCATCAGATTACTTTGAAAATTACAGACTCAAAAAACAAAAACTATCAGTTAAAAAAAACGATTCCATTTCGGGTTCCCATTTCGATTCAAAACTAA
- a CDS encoding chemotaxis protein CheX, translating into MQIRAELVNPFLEAATIVFRDVLKTDLIRGKIGIKDNPETNLELSIVIGVIGTFNGEVVYGLNYDAAYKIAGVLMPGMNLQDIKNEYKDILGEIANMTTGNAMNIFASSGQSIEITAPNIVDSKSETLKIPRKPALGISLFSKFGKLDVNVSLT; encoded by the coding sequence ATGCAAATCCGGGCTGAATTGGTAAATCCCTTTCTCGAAGCCGCCACGATCGTTTTTAGAGACGTATTGAAAACGGATCTGATCCGGGGAAAGATCGGAATCAAAGACAACCCAGAAACGAACCTGGAACTTTCTATTGTGATCGGTGTGATCGGAACGTTTAACGGCGAAGTAGTCTACGGTCTTAATTACGATGCCGCGTATAAGATCGCCGGTGTTCTAATGCCCGGAATGAACTTACAAGATATTAAAAATGAATACAAAGATATTCTGGGAGAAATCGCGAATATGACCACAGGAAATGCAATGAATATATTCGCAAGTTCCGGTCAATCGATCGAAATCACCGCACCGAATATAGTTGATTCCAAAAGCGAAACATTAAAAATTCCTAGAAAGCCCGCCTTGGGAATTAGTCTATTTTCTAAGTTTGGAAAACTGGATGTAAACGTTTCCCTCACTTAA
- a CDS encoding heavy metal translocating P-type ATPase has protein sequence MESLAEIENRCYHCNTQIRSEKEKIYARLKEKTELFCCLGCKSLASLLVENGLTRFYDLRGSEILEPISYVRSNSENLETDSTYQEYVIQKENGICETLITVGKIHCFACVWLNERVVSEQTGVLETRINFATGRMKLVYDRNRIDLNKIFSLIRNIGYEPALYSPLKAETKIGLFSKDLFLRTAVAGFSWGNIMLFSVGLYTGYFSGIEVEFKRLFHFVSWVFATPVYIYSGYPFYKGSVESIKRRMLSMDTLLFLGVSLAYFYSVYVTLSDKGEVYFDSVCTIYFFVLIGKFLESTIRLKAGRKIGELLSALPEEYTIVQDRRQISVSPSKIQKGDKILLKNGNRVPVDGILETENAHFDESFLTGESKPVSRKKGDSILSGSLCLNTNVFVTATTTVRESTLSRISSLVEGALQSKPKIQRTTDKLSIYFTSIVLLLSIATFSIFFFYYNDGKSAILNTISILIVACPCALGLAVPTAYVAGNLLYGANGILVKNPDSMEILSHADRIYFDKTGTLTFGKLSIREEWFLKPDDSLRIYSILFSMESNSTHPLATSLMKEIEKKLRQKNKSPIPIFWKKIREVPGNGIEAVSLNGDQTYKIGNRKFVSNGKGSQDGKIYIGVNEKLIASFCLEDTIRPEAKETIQKLKSRIGFLGILSGDSKSNVQSLASFLDLKNSFYELKPEEKLKVIKQAQNNGETVVMVGDGINDSACLAAANLGISMGIASDLSIDKSDLVLLSNRLDSLVHAISISQKTKNIIFQNILISLIYNSIMIPLAAFGFMLPVICAGLMTLSSLSVVLNSISLQWRTKP, from the coding sequence ATGGAATCTCTCGCAGAAATCGAAAACCGTTGTTATCACTGTAATACTCAGATTCGATCCGAAAAAGAAAAGATATATGCAAGATTAAAAGAAAAAACAGAATTGTTCTGCTGCTTAGGATGCAAATCTCTTGCAAGCCTACTTGTAGAAAACGGACTCACTCGCTTTTACGATCTTCGAGGATCGGAAATTTTAGAACCCATATCTTATGTACGATCGAATTCGGAAAATCTTGAAACGGATTCGACATATCAAGAATACGTAATACAAAAGGAAAATGGAATCTGCGAAACTCTAATTACGGTCGGAAAAATCCACTGTTTTGCTTGTGTTTGGTTGAACGAACGAGTCGTTTCGGAACAAACAGGAGTTTTAGAAACAAGAATTAATTTTGCAACCGGTAGAATGAAATTGGTTTACGATCGAAATAGAATCGATCTAAACAAAATTTTTTCTTTGATTCGAAATATCGGTTACGAACCCGCTTTATATTCTCCTCTTAAGGCGGAAACAAAAATCGGTCTTTTTTCCAAAGACCTTTTCCTCAGAACGGCGGTCGCCGGATTTTCCTGGGGAAATATTATGTTGTTCAGTGTAGGACTTTACACTGGATACTTTTCCGGAATCGAAGTCGAGTTCAAGCGTTTGTTTCATTTCGTATCCTGGGTCTTTGCAACTCCCGTTTACATCTATTCAGGTTACCCTTTTTATAAGGGAAGTGTAGAATCGATAAAAAGAAGAATGTTGTCTATGGACACGTTACTGTTTTTAGGAGTTTCACTGGCTTACTTTTATAGCGTTTACGTAACGTTAAGCGACAAAGGGGAAGTTTACTTCGATTCCGTATGTACGATCTATTTCTTTGTATTGATCGGAAAGTTTCTGGAATCCACAATTCGTTTGAAAGCTGGAAGAAAAATCGGAGAACTTCTATCTGCACTTCCAGAAGAATACACAATCGTTCAAGATCGTAGACAAATCTCCGTATCCCCTAGCAAAATTCAGAAAGGAGATAAAATTCTACTCAAAAATGGAAATCGAGTTCCCGTAGATGGAATTTTAGAAACGGAAAACGCCCATTTCGACGAATCTTTTCTCACGGGAGAATCCAAACCTGTTTCCCGTAAAAAAGGAGATTCTATTCTATCCGGCTCCCTTTGTCTCAACACGAACGTTTTTGTCACCGCGACCACGACGGTAAGAGAAAGTACACTTTCCAGGATTTCCTCATTGGTCGAAGGCGCCCTTCAATCAAAACCGAAAATTCAAAGAACCACCGATAAACTCTCTATCTACTTTACCTCAATCGTTCTTCTACTTTCAATTGCAACTTTTAGTATATTCTTTTTTTATTATAATGATGGAAAATCCGCAATCCTCAATACAATCAGCATTTTGATCGTGGCCTGTCCATGCGCACTTGGACTCGCCGTTCCCACTGCGTATGTAGCAGGTAATCTACTCTATGGGGCAAATGGAATTCTAGTTAAAAATCCGGACTCTATGGAAATATTAAGTCACGCCGATCGAATCTATTTTGATAAAACAGGGACCTTAACTTTCGGGAAATTATCCATTCGAGAAGAGTGGTTTTTAAAACCAGACGATTCTCTAAGGATTTATTCGATTCTATTTTCGATGGAATCCAATTCTACACACCCTCTCGCAACCAGTCTGATGAAAGAAATCGAGAAAAAACTTCGACAAAAGAATAAATCTCCGATTCCAATTTTTTGGAAAAAAATCAGAGAAGTTCCCGGAAACGGAATCGAAGCAGTTTCGTTAAACGGAGATCAAACGTATAAAATCGGAAACAGAAAATTTGTTTCGAACGGCAAAGGTTCACAGGACGGAAAAATTTATATCGGAGTAAACGAGAAACTCATAGCAAGTTTTTGTTTGGAAGATACCATTCGTCCCGAAGCAAAAGAAACGATTCAAAAACTAAAATCCAGAATTGGTTTTTTAGGAATCCTTTCCGGAGATTCCAAATCCAACGTCCAATCACTTGCCTCTTTTTTAGATCTAAAAAATTCCTTTTATGAATTGAAGCCGGAAGAAAAGCTGAAAGTCATAAAACAAGCACAAAATAACGGAGAAACGGTCGTCATGGTAGGAGACGGAATCAATGATTCCGCTTGTTTAGCGGCGGCGAACTTGGGAATTTCGATGGGAATCGCCTCCGATCTGTCCATAGACAAATCAGATCTCGTATTACTTTCCAACCGATTGGATTCTCTGGTGCATGCTATTTCCATATCCCAGAAAACGAAAAATATCATATTTCAGAACATTCTAATATCCTTAATCTACAATTCGATCATGATTCCTTTGGCCGCCTTTGGTTTTATGCTTCCGGTCATCTGTGCGGGGCTTATGACTCTCAGCTCCCTTTCTGTAGTCCTCAATTCCATCTCTTTACAATGGAGAACAAAACCATGA
- a CDS encoding cbb3-type cytochrome c oxidase subunit II, translating into MKLFDILLTWFSGFTEKWEKQGVKFTVYTTIAVLIGGIFELIPPFFISKTAVPIQGIIPFSALELAGRDIYQKEGCNNCHTQMIRPFKWEVDRFDPSKSYGRDGYSKAGEFVHDHPFLWGSKRTGPDLAHESQIQPSYTWHKTHLINPRDTSPGSMMPAYPWLFDADSTLDPEEIVNRMKGLSKVGVPYTEADYLSATKELEGKTEGDALIAYLLKLGKDTAILSKSIQ; encoded by the coding sequence ATGAAACTTTTCGATATTCTTTTGACTTGGTTTTCGGGTTTTACAGAAAAATGGGAAAAACAAGGAGTTAAATTTACCGTTTATACGACAATCGCCGTATTGATCGGAGGTATATTCGAGCTCATTCCTCCTTTCTTTATTTCAAAAACCGCAGTTCCGATCCAAGGAATAATCCCGTTTTCAGCTTTAGAACTTGCCGGAAGAGACATTTATCAAAAGGAAGGTTGCAATAACTGTCATACCCAGATGATCCGTCCATTCAAATGGGAAGTGGATCGTTTCGATCCTTCTAAGTCGTACGGAAGAGACGGATATTCCAAAGCGGGAGAATTCGTTCACGATCATCCGTTTCTCTGGGGCTCTAAAAGAACCGGACCAGATCTTGCCCATGAATCCCAAATCCAACCTTCCTACACTTGGCATAAAACTCATTTGATCAACCCGAGAGACACTTCTCCCGGATCGATGATGCCCGCCTATCCGTGGTTATTCGATGCCGACTCTACACTCGACCCGGAAGAAATTGTCAATCGTATGAAAGGTCTTTCCAAAGTGGGAGTCCCTTATACGGAAGCGGATTATCTTTCTGCCACGAAAGAATTGGAAGGCAAAACGGAAGGAGATGCCCTGATTGCGTATCTTCTCAAACTCGGAAAAGACACGGCGATCCTTTCCAAATCCATTCAGTGA
- a CDS encoding FixH family protein — MALHKSMKLAFTWIWIAFIALISATVVTIRYANANYTGPIEKEYYEIGLNYEKSILEQRKMLEEGYYYESVLFSPNLKLGKNPIVIRFLKSGIPVSGAKVQVQIERSATDLWNRSFLLEEDPKTKGNYLGVLEFSEIGPWVLSITGEIHGRSLRKTENMNIQ; from the coding sequence ATGGCTCTTCATAAAAGTATGAAACTCGCATTCACTTGGATCTGGATCGCGTTTATTGCATTGATTTCTGCAACCGTAGTTACGATTCGATATGCAAACGCGAACTATACAGGGCCGATCGAAAAAGAATATTACGAAATAGGACTGAATTACGAAAAATCAATTTTAGAACAGAGGAAAATGCTCGAAGAAGGATATTACTACGAAAGTGTTTTATTCTCCCCGAATTTAAAACTCGGAAAAAATCCAATCGTAATTCGATTTTTAAAATCCGGAATCCCAGTCAGCGGAGCGAAGGTTCAGGTCCAAATCGAAAGATCCGCAACCGATCTGTGGAACCGCTCTTTTCTTCTGGAAGAAGATCCTAAAACCAAAGGGAATTACCTCGGTGTCTTGGAATTTTCGGAAATCGGACCGTGGGTTTTAAGCATCACAGGGGAAATACACGGAAGAAGCCTAAGAAAAACAGAAAATATGAATATTCAATAA
- the lmtA gene encoding lipid A Kdo2 1-phosphate O-methyltransferase translates to MALIEEFESQGNFLFRWRSYIPGIILILCLGLLPFYRFPGDSYNYHLYYQSFCFVISILGLFVRSFVIGYAPARTSGRNTKEQVADLVNQEGIYSLIRHPLYVGNFLMYLGAVLFLKNFLIAVVFILFFWVYYERIMFAEEQFLRNKFGEAYLSWANNVPAFIPKFSGYKKPALSFSVRNVVKREYPSLFGILVIFSVFDLVAVYFNEPVSNLIEAIRIPQIVLFGGGLVFYILTRIVVKTTKLLHVEGR, encoded by the coding sequence ATGGCTTTGATCGAAGAATTTGAATCTCAGGGGAATTTTCTATTTCGTTGGAGATCTTATATTCCCGGAATCATCTTGATTCTCTGTCTTGGACTTTTGCCCTTCTATCGGTTTCCCGGAGATTCCTACAACTATCATCTGTACTACCAGTCCTTTTGTTTCGTGATTAGTATTTTGGGGCTTTTCGTGCGTAGTTTCGTGATCGGCTACGCACCCGCAAGAACGTCGGGAAGAAATACGAAAGAACAGGTGGCAGACCTGGTTAACCAAGAAGGAATTTATTCCCTCATTCGTCACCCTTTGTATGTGGGAAATTTTCTGATGTATCTCGGAGCGGTTCTATTCTTAAAAAACTTTTTGATAGCGGTGGTTTTTATTCTTTTTTTCTGGGTATATTACGAAAGGATCATGTTTGCAGAAGAACAATTCCTGCGCAATAAATTCGGAGAGGCTTATCTTTCCTGGGCAAATAACGTTCCCGCGTTTATTCCGAAGTTCAGCGGTTATAAAAAGCCAGCCCTTTCTTTTTCCGTTCGCAATGTAGTTAAAAGAGAATATCCGAGCCTCTTCGGAATTCTCGTCATCTTCAGCGTTTTCGATTTAGTCGCGGTTTATTTTAACGAACCAGTCAGTAATCTTATAGAAGCAATTCGTATTCCTCAAATCGTTCTGTTTGGCGGCGGACTCGTTTTTTACATTCTTACAAGAATTGTCGTTAAAACTACAAAACTTTTACATGTTGAGGGCCGCTAA